The Rhizophagus irregularis chromosome 2, complete sequence genome contains a region encoding:
- a CDS encoding uncharacterized protein (SECRETED:cutsite_ANA-LQ; SECRETED:prob_0.8190); SECRETED:SignalP(1-19) has translation MKHFIFTIILFATLLMANALQFSQCSGNYPNPVNVSILPDPPIFGQPVEVFISIMAYTTVEVGAYVDIQVNNPDWVFPFTFQQDICNDNYVKNCPISDTYQFNYPYYFLVGSKTLTVNIKARLVNPDNTILSCIDGSVTIQAPVSQK, from the coding sequence atgaaacattttatttttacaataattttatttgctaCGCTTTTAATGGCAAATGCTCTACAATTTTCACAATGCTCCGGAAATTATCCAAATCCAGTTAATGTGTCTATATTACCTGATCCTCCCATTTTTGGACAGCCTGTGGAAGTCTTTATTTCCATAATGGCATATACAACAGTCGAAGTTGGTGCATATGTTGATATTCAAGTGAACAATCCTGATTGGGTGTTTCCATTCACTTTCCAACAAGATATTTGTAATgataattatgttaaaaattgtCCAATATCAGATACTTATCAATTTAATTACCCATATTATTTCTTAGTCGGCAGTAAAACTTTAACGGTTAATATTAAAGCAAGACTTGTGAATCCAGATAATACTATTTTAAGCTGTATCGATGGTAGTGTTACTATACAAGCACCGGTTTCACAAAAGTAG